A genome region from Penaeus monodon isolate SGIC_2016 chromosome 14, NSTDA_Pmon_1, whole genome shotgun sequence includes the following:
- the LOC119581049 gene encoding uncharacterized protein LOC119581049: MTLEMHRGKMHMIPRDWDPGRLPECEMLQEDEVELNVMDFVETEYKPENNDEMRITKRKLPKERKSRSKKCWGVSVEKVKDATKEMKAKNNRKKFRATQKPSSSSSQRSYTDSDLAVVCPYATCLKNLCDRVGTIQDPEPEPLPPRLFNQLQHLEVHYPYAALLKELYLSAQADSNNIPSMRPERDCQELGIFELMKTLNYKTGIKSKTSKHANTTDFETPFSTILLALFMQCKNCNSKENWTESSNKRTVDLNGIGKILQKSMTESHDEDLPLNELHSSALLHRISLSIQQKENCIVGESLQNNGDNHHTTPDQSTTESSHSEADDLDWKPSRSRKKAANGLPIQKRRKSERRKKRSQSKPCSSKRESISTLNEESVCAKQLDGKVTLEPVAPSRLLQLIIGKDQDKLSSCLEKLSARNLKVKNEKRAVVPKDHGKMNELKVKSRKIPGSKTKKYQLQHKVAAAEETKNGERNSKRGNKGSLMVAGKTQESDASGSQILLESNASEQQSLLKEYLLKPAGEEIKTENDCDMPKVETNFLFSRMLQNFKILAEANHSESISEREQETSSVTDILREMLVSGNTDGESKTDIDTHKDTKDDKSLIQSVILQCPQTNCSNKQDPVCKVECDNSVVCKIECEEDICKVEHEEDCYECQVCHLQFSSAIDLSTHQVLFHCSEDPEASSTHMLLSHSVDNLKSNALQKKLPA, translated from the coding sequence ATGACCCTAGAGATGCACCGAGGAAAAATGCACATGATTCCAAGGGACTGGGATCCCGGCAGGTTGCCAGAGTGTGAGATGTTGCAGGAAGATGAAGTTGAGCTCAATGTGATGGATTTTGTAGAGACAGAGTACAAACCGgagaataatgatgagatgagaaTAACCAAGAGGAAACTCccaaaggagaggaagagcagaagtaAAAAATGCTGGGGAGTAAGTGTAGAAAAGGTCAAGGAtgcaacaaaagaaatgaaagcaAAGAATAACCGGAAGAAATTCAGAGCCACTCAGaagccttcctcctcctcctctcaaagATCATACACAGATTCAGACTTAGCTGTCGTCTGTCCTTATGCAACATGCTTGAAAAATCTCTGTGACAGAGTAGGCACCATTCAGGACCCAGAACCAGAACCCTTGCCTCCAAGACTCTTCAACCAGCTTCAGCACCTGGAAGTCCACTACCCATACGCTGCTCTCTTGAAGGAATTATATCTCAGTGCTCAAGCTGATAGCAACAACATTCCGTCCATGAGGCCAGAGCGTGACTGCCAAGAGCTAGGAATTTTTGAGTTAATGAAGACTCTTAACTATAAAACAGGAATTAAGTCAAAGACCTCTAAACATGCAAACACTACTGACTTTGAAACACCCTTCAGCACAATCCTTCTTGCATTATTCATGCAATGTAAAAATTGTAACTCTAAAGAGAATTGGACAGAGAGCAGCAATAAGAGAACCGTTGATTTAAATGGTATAGGTAAAATCTTGCAAAAATCCATGACAGAGTCACATGATGAAGACTTGCCTTTGAATGAATTGCATTCTTCTGCACTTTTACATAGAATATCTCTTTCTATTCAGCAAAAGGAAAATTGTATAGTTGGAGAATCTCTTcagaataatggtgataatcatcacACAACCCCAGATCAGTCAACAACTGAGTCTTCTCATAGCGAAGCAGATGACTTAGATTGGAAGCCAAGTAGATCAAGAAAGAAAGCAGCCAATGGATTACCAATACAAAAAAGGCGAAagtcagagagaagaaaaaagaggtcaCAAAGTAAGCCCTGTTCTTCAAAAAGAGAGAGTATTTCAACACTAAATGAAGAATCTGTTTGTGCTAAACAATTAGATGGTAAAGTTACATTAGAGCCAGTAGCTCCTTCAAGGCTACTTCAGTTGATTATTGGCAAAGATCAGGATAAGTTAAGTAGTTGCCTTGAGAAGTTATCTGCCAGAAATTTAAaagtgaagaatgaaaaaagagcagTTGTACCTAAAGACCATGGAAAGATGAATGAATTAAAGGTGAAGAGCAGGAAAATCCCAGGCAGTAAAACTAAAAAGTATCAGCTCCAGCATAAAGTGGCTGCAGCAGAAGAAaccaaaaatggggaaaggaactccaaaaggggaaataaggggtCATTAATGGTTGCAGGCAAAACCCAAGAAAGTGATGCTAGTGGTAGTCAAATTCTGTTAGAGTCTAACGCCAGTGAACAACAGAGCCTTCTGAAGGAATACCTATTAAAGCCAGCCGGTGAAGAAATCAAAACCGAGAATGACTGTGATATGCCGAAGGTAGAAACAAACTTCTTGTTCAGCCGCATGCTCCAAAATTTCAAGATATTAGCAGAAGCCAATCACTCTGAGAGTATTtctgaaagagaacaagaaacttCAAGCGTTACAGATATTTTACGTGAAATGTTGGTGAGTGGAAACACAGATGGGGAGTCGAAGACTGATATTGACACTCACAAAGACACAAAAGATGACAAAAGTTTGATCCAAAGTGTAATCCTCCAATGTCCACAGACAAATTGCTCCAATAAACAGGATCCAGTCTGCAAAGTTGAATGTGATAATAGTGTAGTCTGTAAAATAGAATGTGAGGAAGACATTTGCAAAGTGGAACACGAGGAAGATTGTTATGAATGCCAAGTATGCCACCTACAGTTTTCATCTGCAATAGACCTCTCCACTCACCAGGTACTGTTCCATTGCAGCGAAGACCCTGAAGCTTCCAGCACCCACATGTTGCTGTCCCACAGTGTTGATAATCTAAAAAGTAATGCATTGCAGAAGAAACTTCCTGCTTGA